A DNA window from Natronogracilivirga saccharolytica contains the following coding sequences:
- a CDS encoding M1 family metallopeptidase, with protein sequence MFPAELRTAPTVLLISIIFSAGLLLPACAPGGSLESSEDSSGAETASGNIHEEPSGQGDSADKTPEAMNRMDKDTPDTVYVMPERPLPREAKPPEGYLRAVDEGIRTADGRPGDDYWQQFTEYDIDITLDPDSKTLGGTARITYHNHSPDELRHLHLELVQNLNQPGVRRNRPAEVTGGVSLHDVIVNGDTLTDESGRSARYSIQGTRMVIRPEEPVKADTSVELEISYDFTIPRQGAGGRMGHSGDNLFYLGYWYPHMTVYDDVVGWHPDPYLGQAEFYHGFADYDLRIRAPEDWIIMATGELQNPTDVLDPELASRWEDARKQDEPMRIFTAGSDQPATVRAASSGDAGAAGTDTLLTWHYRAENVRDVAFSATLESNWEAARTAVGDRTGDGETDYTLINTFWRDEAPLWEDVTEYQQHAITFLSDMTGLPYPWPHMTAIEGSGIIGGGMEYPMMTIMGDYNDRGAEALYSVTAHELAHMWIPLIVSTDERRYSWLDEGNTVFSTAEAVMDFLPERRPHNQSRNAYTRAARSGNEGPMMRRSDYHYSTQQFIIASYRKPSAVLVALQKVLGEDMFWKAYREFISEWAFRQAYPWDFFRTFERVSGKDLGWFWYSWYYETWVLDQSVAEVEETGEGTRIVIRDKGDVPMPVYLTVTYDGDNKATYTIPVDVWLKGSRSEELVIPERDVRRVEIDSGRDLPDINRQNAVWERS encoded by the coding sequence ATGTTCCCTGCCGAATTACGCACCGCACCAACCGTTCTTTTAATCAGCATAATCTTTTCAGCCGGCCTGTTGCTGCCGGCCTGCGCTCCGGGCGGATCCCTTGAGTCATCAGAGGACAGCTCCGGAGCGGAAACAGCATCCGGAAATATCCACGAAGAGCCGTCCGGGCAGGGTGATTCAGCTGATAAAACACCGGAAGCAATGAACCGCATGGATAAGGATACCCCCGATACGGTATATGTGATGCCGGAGCGCCCGTTGCCGCGCGAAGCAAAACCGCCGGAAGGCTACCTGCGCGCTGTCGATGAAGGAATCCGTACAGCGGACGGCCGTCCCGGTGATGATTACTGGCAGCAGTTTACAGAATATGATATCGACATTACGCTGGACCCGGACAGCAAAACCCTTGGCGGAACAGCAAGAATCACCTATCACAACCATTCCCCGGACGAACTGCGTCATCTCCATCTGGAGCTCGTTCAGAATCTGAACCAGCCCGGAGTGCGCAGAAACCGTCCCGCCGAAGTTACCGGCGGCGTCAGTCTGCATGATGTGATCGTGAACGGCGACACGCTCACCGATGAAAGCGGCCGGTCTGCCCGGTACAGCATTCAGGGCACGCGTATGGTAATTCGTCCCGAAGAACCCGTTAAGGCCGATACTTCCGTTGAGCTTGAAATCAGCTACGATTTCACCATCCCCCGGCAGGGAGCGGGCGGACGCATGGGGCACAGCGGAGATAATTTGTTCTATCTCGGCTACTGGTATCCGCACATGACGGTTTACGATGATGTGGTCGGATGGCACCCGGATCCCTATCTGGGCCAGGCTGAATTCTACCATGGCTTTGCGGACTATGATCTGAGAATAAGGGCGCCTGAGGACTGGATCATCATGGCTACCGGGGAGTTGCAGAACCCCACGGATGTGCTTGATCCGGAACTGGCAAGCCGGTGGGAGGATGCCCGCAAGCAAGATGAGCCCATGCGGATTTTCACGGCTGGCAGCGATCAGCCGGCGACGGTACGGGCTGCGTCATCCGGGGATGCGGGAGCTGCAGGAACCGACACCCTGCTTACCTGGCATTACAGGGCGGAAAATGTCCGCGATGTCGCCTTCAGCGCCACACTTGAATCCAACTGGGAGGCTGCAAGAACGGCCGTCGGCGACCGGACAGGCGACGGAGAGACTGATTACACACTGATCAACACGTTTTGGCGTGATGAAGCACCCTTGTGGGAGGATGTCACCGAATATCAGCAGCATGCCATAACATTTCTGTCCGATATGACGGGTCTCCCCTATCCCTGGCCTCACATGACAGCGATTGAGGGAAGCGGAATCATCGGCGGCGGAATGGAGTACCCGATGATGACCATCATGGGCGATTACAACGACCGCGGAGCCGAAGCACTTTATTCGGTCACGGCACACGAACTGGCTCACATGTGGATTCCGCTGATTGTCAGTACCGATGAACGGCGTTACAGCTGGCTTGATGAGGGGAATACCGTATTCAGCACAGCTGAGGCGGTGATGGATTTTCTGCCCGAGCGGCGTCCGCACAACCAGTCCCGCAATGCCTACACGAGGGCGGCGCGATCCGGAAATGAAGGGCCGATGATGCGAAGATCCGATTATCACTACTCGACCCAGCAGTTCATCATTGCATCGTACCGAAAACCCTCGGCCGTCCTGGTCGCCTTGCAAAAGGTGCTCGGTGAGGATATGTTCTGGAAGGCCTATCGTGAGTTTATCAGCGAATGGGCTTTCAGGCAGGCCTATCCCTGGGATTTTTTCCGGACATTCGAACGTGTAAGCGGCAAAGATCTCGGCTGGTTCTGGTACAGCTGGTACTACGAGACCTGGGTGCTGGATCAGTCGGTTGCGGAGGTTGAAGAAACCGGTGAGGGAACGCGCATTGTGATTCGGGATAAGGGCGATGTGCCCATGCCGGTTTATCT
- a CDS encoding creatininase family protein, producing MNEKPWLIAETNWKTVMDTDYEVAVLPWGATEPHNYHLPYATDNMECEFVAAEAGRLAWEKGARVAVLPAVPYGVQTGMLDLPFAVNMNPSTQEAVLGDIARSLDGQGIRKLLVLNGHGANNFRQMIRELQTDLELFLCTADWYRAADWNTFFDEPGDHAGEFETSAMMYLRPDIVRPLSEAGDGHERKFRLKAMKEGWVWAPRTWSEITDDTGVGNPEKATAEKGEKFIAAAARNLASFLVELAETPAEQLYESE from the coding sequence ATGAATGAAAAACCCTGGCTTATAGCCGAGACCAACTGGAAAACTGTTATGGATACCGATTATGAGGTGGCGGTACTGCCCTGGGGGGCTACTGAACCTCATAATTATCATCTGCCTTATGCAACCGATAACATGGAGTGCGAATTTGTTGCCGCTGAAGCCGGGCGCCTGGCCTGGGAAAAGGGGGCAAGGGTGGCTGTCCTCCCCGCCGTTCCCTATGGCGTGCAGACCGGAATGCTTGATCTGCCTTTTGCCGTGAACATGAATCCATCCACACAGGAGGCGGTCCTCGGTGACATCGCGCGGTCACTGGACGGGCAGGGCATCCGCAAGCTGCTTGTTCTGAACGGACACGGTGCCAACAACTTTCGCCAGATGATCAGGGAGTTGCAAACAGATCTGGAGCTGTTTTTGTGTACGGCAGACTGGTATCGGGCAGCAGACTGGAACACGTTTTTTGATGAGCCCGGAGATCATGCAGGTGAATTCGAAACCAGTGCCATGATGTATTTGCGGCCGGATATTGTGAGGCCGCTTTCGGAAGCAGGTGACGGCCATGAGCGGAAGTTCCGGCTGAAGGCTATGAAAGAAGGCTGGGTCTGGGCGCCGAGAACCTGGAGCGAGATCACCGACGATACGGGTGTCGGCAACCCCGAAAAGGCCACAGCTGAAAAAGGCGAAAAGTTTATTGCAGCAGCGGCCCGGAATCTCGCCTCATTTCTGGTTGAGCTGGCTGAGACACCGGCGGAACAGCTTTACGAAAGCGAATAG
- a CDS encoding secondary thiamine-phosphate synthase enzyme YjbQ, whose amino-acid sequence MIISTSDIHLKTKGFSDIHDLSGKVDKAVRDSGVKEGFCHVFAVGSTASISTMEFEPALVKDIREKLEDFASENMRSHHSETWGDDNGFSHIRSTFMGPGITVPIRDGRCILGTWQQIVLLDHDNRPRDRHVVVQVIGNDA is encoded by the coding sequence ATGATCATATCCACGAGCGATATCCATTTGAAAACTAAAGGTTTTTCAGATATTCACGATCTTTCGGGCAAGGTAGACAAGGCCGTCCGGGACTCCGGTGTCAAAGAGGGGTTTTGTCATGTATTTGCCGTAGGGTCAACGGCCTCAATTTCTACCATGGAGTTTGAACCGGCACTGGTGAAGGACATCAGGGAGAAGCTGGAAGACTTTGCCTCCGAGAACATGCGTTCCCATCACTCGGAAACGTGGGGCGATGACAACGGGTTTTCGCATATCCGATCCACGTTTATGGGACCGGGCATCACAGTCCCCATTCGTGACGGCCGCTGCATTCTTGGGACGTGGCAGCAGATTGTGCTTCTGGATCATGACAATCGTCCCAGGGACAGGCATGTTGTTGTTCAGGTAATCGGAAATGATGCATAA